A stretch of the Musa acuminata AAA Group cultivar baxijiao chromosome BXJ2-7, Cavendish_Baxijiao_AAA, whole genome shotgun sequence genome encodes the following:
- the LOC135617103 gene encoding transcription factor MYB20-like: MPSPLLCASHSSGCVEAEQRKGVRGCGMGRQPCCDKVGLKKGPWTAEEDRKLINFILTNGQCCWRAVPKLAGLLRCGKSCRLRWTNYLRPDLKRGLLSDDEEKMVIELHSRLGNRWSKIASHLPGRTDNEIKNHWNTHIKKKLRRMGIDPMTHKPIPSADELPHQQQQHVGTLVDENKSSDELGLQHSSTTAEMEAEEDSIMTSRFTPTETEAFLCKSPGFCTDEVPMMEPHEMIVPYAVAASSASCAALPSSSCSSVDSSFEPENLQLPFVEWPESIWLWGADDFGGWDSIYMMNWMES, translated from the exons ATGCCATCACCATTGCTGTGTGCCTCGCACTCGAGCGGTTGTGTTGAAGCAGAACAGAGGAAGGGGGTGAGAGGTTGTGGCATGGGGAGGCAGCCATGCTGTGATAAGGTGGGGCTGAAGAAGGGGCCCTGGACAGCAGAGGAGGACAGGAAGTTGATCAACTTCATCCTCACCAATGGTCAATGCTGCTGGAGAGCTGTGCCCAAGCTTGCAG GTTTGCTGAGATGTGGTAAGAGTTGCAGGCTAAGATGGACAAACTATCTGAGACCTGATCTGAAGAGGGGATTGCTGTCAGACGATGAGGAGAAGATGGTTATTGAGCTCCACTCTCGGCTTGGCAACAG GTGGTCTAAGATTGCATCTCATCTCCCTGGTAGAACTGATAATGAGATAAAGAATCACTGGAACACTCACATCAAGAAGAAGCTCAGAAGGATGGGCATTGACCCCATGACTCACAAGCCCATTCCATCGGCAGATGAGCTTCCTCACCAGCAACAGCAACATGTGGGTACTTTGGTTGATGAGAACAAGAGCAGTGACGAGCTGGGTTTGCAACATTCTTCCACGACGGCTGAGATGGAAGCGGAAGAGGACAGCATCATGACAAGCCGGTTTACTCCTACTGAGACTGAGGCATTCCTCTGTAAATCCCCTGGATTTTGTACCGATGAAGTGCCGATGATGGAGCCTCATGAGATGATAGTCCCCTATGCGGTTGCTGCGTCCTCTGCTTCTTGTGCTGCTCTTCCTTCATCATCATGCTCTTCTGTCGACTCTTCATTTGAGCCCGAGAACCTCCAACTTCCATTCGTGGAGTGGCCAGAATCGATATGGCTCTGGGGTGCGGATGACTTCGGTGGATGGGATTCCATCTATATGATGAATTGGATGGAAAGCTAG